Proteins from a single region of Anastrepha ludens isolate Willacy chromosome 5, idAnaLude1.1, whole genome shotgun sequence:
- the LOC128864832 gene encoding uncharacterized protein LOC128864832, with protein sequence MTSDNGTNFIGADKELRIAFQQCMDDTKLRSFLADSNTAWRFNPPAAPHIGGYWKTGVKRVKYHLKRVLGEVLLSYEKFNTLLTETEACVNFRPLCDNSGTAGDFEVLTPGHFIVGEPLKSIAEPDVKGSVEIFVSDGKQFLPLFTPAS encoded by the coding sequence ATGACATCAGATAACGGTACAAATTTCATTGGAGCCGACAAGGAGTTGCGCATTGCATTTCAACAGTGCATGGATGATACTAAACTTCGCTCCTTCCTTGCGGATTCGAATACCGCATGGCGCTTTAATCCACCGGCTGCACCCCATATAGGAGGTTACTGGAAGACTGGAGTCAAACGTGTCAAGTATCATTTAAAACGCGTACTGGGAGAAGTTCTACTATCATACGAAAAGTTCAACACACTTTTGACTGAAACAGAAGCTTGCGTAAACTTTCGTCCACTCTGTGACAACTCTGGAACTGCTGGTGACTTCGAAGTTCTAACTCCCGGACATTTCATAGTCGGTGAACCGCTTAAGTCAATCGCGGAACCTGACGTTAAGGGTTCCGTGGAAATCTTCGTCAGTGATggcaagcaatttctgcctCTCTTCACCCCCGCTTCATAA